ATCTGCACGGAGTCTCGCAGTTGAATGTGGGCAGGCCGGGAAAGTATTTGGTGAAGGTGCCGCAAGGAAGACAGATGGACGGAAATGTATTTCACCTGGGCACAGCAGTGAATCCCGAGGGGAACTCTGTAACGTTTAACTCGCAGTGTATGTTGCTGAACGGTAAGCCTGTGCTGCCGGTGATGGGAGAGTTCCATTTTTCCCGTTATCCCGAGGCCGAATGGCGCAATGAGCTCCTGAAGATGAAGGCCGGAGGGATAAATATTCTGGCTACTTATGTTTTCTGGATTCATCACGAAGAGGTGGAAGGAAAGTATAACTGGGCCGGACAGCATGATCTGCATCGGTTTGTGGAGCTTTGCAATGAGCTGGGCCTGTATGTGGTTCTGAGAGTTGGGCCCTGGTGTCACGGTGAGGTGCGCAACGGCGGCTTTCCTGAATGGCTGGTGAACGGTGGTTTTAAGCTGCGTGAGGATAATCCCCAGTATCTGGGTAAGTTACGGAACTGGTATGATCATATCTTTGAGCAGGTGAAGGGAATGATGTGGAAGGATGGCGGACCGGTAATAGGGGTTCAGCTGGAGAATGAATATGGTGGACGGTGGGAACACCTGATGACGCTGAAGAAGATGGTAAGGGAGATTGGCTTTGATGTGCCGCTCTACACAAGAACGGGATGGCCAAAGCTGAGTACGCCGGCTACTTTTGGCGAGATTATTCCGCTGTACGGCGATTATCCCGACGGGTTCTGGGACAGGTCGCTGAAGGAGATGCCGGGCGATTACGGCAAGAGCTATATTTTCCGTTCTTTCCGCGGATCAACGGTGATTGCCACTGAGCAGTTACCTAAGCAATCGGACAAGGACGACAGAGGTGATCTGGCTTATCCTTACCTTACCTGCGAGCTGGGTGGCGGAATGATGCCGAGCTATCACCGCCGCATAAGCATTGCTCCGATGGATGTCTATTCAATGGCTCTGGTACGTGTGGGGTCGGGCAGTAACCTGCCGGGGTATTACATGTATCACGGGGGAACCAATCCGGAAGGAGAGCTTTCTACGCTGAACGAGAAGCAGGCCAGTAGTCATACTTACTGGAACGATCTGCCGGTGAAATCGTACGATTTTCAGGCTCCATTGGGAGAGTTCGGACAGATGAACGGGCAGTATCATCTGCTTAGGCGGTTGCATCTGTTTTTGCACGACTTTGGTTCGGAACTGGCAACCATGGAGTCTGCATTTCCGGCCAATGCACCGACAGATTTTAAGACTGACTCGGTGTTGCGCTGGTGTGTAAGAAGTAACGGGCGCAGTGGTTATGTGTTTGTGAACAACTATCACAGACTGAAACCGCTGACTCCGAAAGAAGGTGTGCAGTTTGATGTTGATATGCCCGATGGCCGATTGACTTTCCCTTCGGCACCTGTAACCGTTCCTTCAGATTGCAGCTTCTTCTGGCCGTTTAACATGAAACTGAACGGGGCTTCGCTGGTCTATGCAACTGCTCAGCCCATCGCGAAACTGACCGATGGAAAGGAACTAACCGTGGTGTTTGCAAAGAGCGAAGGCATACCGGCTGAGTTTGCATTTGCAGGGAAAGGGGTGACTATTGTCTCTTCTTCCGTAAAGGCAAAGAGGGCAGGCGGACGTATCTGTTTTGCAGATGTGAAGTGTGGCACTGGCGCGGCCATTCGTCTGCGTGATGCATCGGGCACAACGATAAATGTTGTGGTGCTAAGCGATGCTGCTTCACTGACTTGCTGGAAGGCAAAGCTGGCAGGGAAGGATCGTTTGTTCATTTCCGTTGCAGGGCTAACGTGTGATGGCAACCGCTTGCAACTGGATACCCGGACTACCGACAAGGCTTCAGTGGATGTATATCCGGCACCGAAGAAACTATCAATGAACGGCACCCAACTAAATGGTACGTCAGATGGTTTGTTTACCCGTTATGACATAAAGCAACCCGATGTGAAGACGCTCACTCTCTCTCTTGAGCTGAAAAGAAAAGCCGGAGTAGCAAGGAAGATTGAGATGGGCAAGGCAAAGGTAGCCATGCAACCTGAAGATTCTGACTTTGAGAAAGGGGCTGCTGTGTGGTCGGTTAAGCTGCCCGAACAGATAAATCCGCAACGCGATCTTTACCTTCGCATTCCTTACGTAGGCGATGTGGCAAGGATTTATCTGGATGGTAAGTTGCTGACCGACAATTTCTATAATGGCAAACCATTCGAGCTTGGCTTGAAGCGCTATGCTCCGGATATTTATAGCAAAGAACTGACTATCTCAATCCTGCCTCTGAGTAAGGATGCACCTATCTATCTCCCCAAATCGGCTTGGCCCGACTTTAAAGGAGCAGAAAGCATAGTAACCTTGCCAAAAGTTGATGTGTACGAGAAGCAGCAGATTGTGCTTGTGGCGGAATAAAACTGGGATTTATAGTGAATACTATAACTGCTATATAAAAATCCTGCAATAAAAGGACGTATCACTACGCTACTTTTATTGCAGGATTTAAAACAAAAAACATTAACAACTCTACTCTCGGGAAAAACTAGTTAAAACTTAGTATCTGATTTGCAACTAAGCTAGATATTATATAAATGAAACATCCTGTCCATAAGCTTCCATTTCTCGGCGGATGAAGCTCCCGGCTCTGAGACCTGAAAGATGGACATGTATTCTTCCCATTCTGCCTGGAGAGGTAAGGCGGCCAGTTTGTTCATGGCCGAGTCCCAGTCGAAATCGAGTGGTGTTTCCACAATCATAAACAAGCGTGTGTCTAGTATATATATTTCCATTTCAAGGATACCTACCTCTTTGATTCCGTTACGAATCTCGGGCCATGCTTCAGCTTCGCTGTGTCTTTTTCTATATTCGGCAATCAGTTCGGGATCATCCTTCAAATCAAGAGTCTGACAATATCTCTTTATCGGTCCGTTATATTCCTGAACGCGATATCCTGTTTCTTTTGTTTCCATATTATTAATGCCTTAAGGTTAGTTATTAATCTTCAGAACCAGTGGCATGTTGTTTGGCTTCTGTTCTGGAATAGCAACGATGAGTCCGGTATTGTCACGGGTAAACGAAGCTTTTCTGCTTCCTAGCAACTGTACTTTCTTAATCTCCTTTTCATAGTTAGGAGAACCGGCAGCCAATGACTTGATAACAATTTTGCCATTCTCGGGCCATTCCATTACAATGGCATACAGTGTTCCGTCCTTCTCTGTGAAACGGATATCTTCAGCAGTGTATTTGTTCTTGCCTTCATTGAATCCTTGTGCATTCATCGGATTCTTTTTCTCGGCATCGGGACCTTCTCCAAAGGTAGTCCAGGGACGAGTACCGAAGATAGATTCCTTATTAATATCCATCCATCCTGCAATTCCTTCCAATACAGCCACTTCTTTATCGTCGATAGTTCCATCACCACGAACAGGGATGTTTAGCAGTAAATTACCGTTTTTACTTACTATATCAGCAAGCATTTGTATAACTGATTTGGCCGATTTATATCGGTTGTTATCGTAAATGGAACGATTATAATGCCAGCTTCCGATACAAGTACATGTTTGCCAAGGCTTTTCCTGCATCTTATCCGGAGCACCTCTTTCTACATCCCATACAAGGCATTCTTTTTGCTCGTCAGTTAGAATCTTCCCAAAGATAACAGCATTCAGTTTCCCTTTGTTTCTTTTCATGTTGCTGTTATAATAATGAGCAGCAATACGGAGTCCGGCGTCACTAATAGGCCATAGAGGCAGCGCTGTATCATCAAAATAGAGTAAATCGGGATGATACTTATTAATCATATCAACGGTTCTGTCATAGAAATTATCGCAATATTCCTTGCTGGGAACGGATGCACCATCTGCCCATTCCCATTGAGAATGGATGGCACCTGGATTTTGGTTTTTACTACTTAACTCATGATTCTGTGCATATAGTTCCTGCGGATCTAAACCATCCCACCATTGTCCTTTGCCATCTTTTTTAGTAAGTTTTCCATCATAAGGAACTCCGGCTAGAGGGCCTTGCTTGTCGGCTCCCTGAGATGTTTCGTACCATGTCCATGCATGAGAGGCATGAATACTAACTCCGAAAGGTAAACCGTTGTGTCTGGCAGCTTTGGTCCAGCCGTCAAGAATGTTTTTCTTAGGACCAATTTGGGTTGAGTTCCAGTTATGGTATTTGCTATCCCACAAGTCGAAATTATCGTGGTGATTACCCATTGCAAAGAAGTATTGAGCACCTGCACGCTTATACAGTTTCACAAGTTTTTCCGGATCCCAGTTCTCAGCTTTCCATTCATGGATAATATCTTTGAATCCGAACTTTGAAGGATGACCATACTTTTGAAGGTGAGATTTATATTGACCAGATCCCTCTTCGTACATGCCACGGCCATACCAGTCACCATCTTCCGGTTGACATTGAGGTCCCCAGTGGGCCCAGATTCCAAACTTTGCATTACGATACCATTCGGGTACTTCATATTGTTTCAGTGATTCCCATGTAGGCTGAAACTTTCCGGTCTGCATGGGCTCTTTTGCTGTACTGGCTGACTGACTGTTGTCTTGCGCAAAACTTGTCTGCCCAAAGAAGGCTGTAAATAAGGTAATGAATAAGATGTTTTTCATGTGTTTATTCTTATATGAAAAAGGTTTTATAAAATTGACTATTCTACAATTGCAAATATATAGAGTATGATTCTATTAATATTATACTATCCCGATAGATTATAACATTATTTCGATGTTTTGTTATTTTATGAAATGGGTGACTATCTATAACATAGCTATAAAAGGTGCTTGTTAATGCTTTCTGGTTGGCATTATTCCGATAAAAAATAATATTATTTCTATCTTTCCTGTTTAAATAGGAACAATATCTGAATTATTAAATTATCTTCGCTCAGGTGAAAAAGAAAAACGTATATGTCTAAAGAGAAAGAATGCTTAAACTTTACTTTGCTGAATATAGGGCATGCCGTTCATAATGCCGACTGGAACTGGAGTAATGTAAGTAGTCCGTTTACAAGGTTATATTGGGTGGAAGGTGGCAGTGCTAAGATTGTATTGCCCGAAGGTACTTATAATCTTACTCCCGGACATCTGTATCTGATACCTTCTTTTACGCTACACAGCTATGTGTGCGACGGATATTTCTCTTTGTACTATATTCATATCTACGAGGAACAGACAGACACGCTAAGTATCATAGAACAACTGAATATGCCTGTTGAGGTGGAAGCTGCATCTGTAGATGTTCAATTGGTGAAACGCTTGCTGGAGATAAATCCCGACCGTGAATTGAAACGCTATGATCCTTCGTTCTATGATAATTCCCAGACTCTGATGAAAAATATTTCAGAAAATGCGCAATTACCATATTATCTGATAATAGAGACGAAAGGGATTTTGCAACAGCTTTTCTCCCGATTTCTGAAAATGGCCGAGCTAAGGATAGAGGTAACCGATAACAGGATATTAAAGGCATTACGCTATATCCGGAAAAATATAGATAAGACAATAAATATCAATCAGCTGTCGGGCTTATGCTTTCTCACTGACGATCATTTTATCCGGCTTTTCAAGAAAGAGATGAAATGCACTCCAACGCAATACATTAATCAGAAGAAGATAGAAAGGGCTCAGGTAATGCTAATCATTGATGATTTGCCTATAAAGGAAATAGCCTACAATCTCTCTTTTGATAACATATCTTATTTTAATAAGCTCTTTAAAAGCTTAACAGGGCTAACGCCGGGCGAATATAAAAAAGGGTTGCACGTGTAAGTGATCTTTATTTCTTTCTCTTCATTGGAACAAACTGAACGCCTATAAGTGGGAACATTATCACCTTTCTGTTTATATCCTTGGTGAGAAGATAGAGCGTTTGTTCGGATACTCCAACGGGGATTACCATTTTTCCTCCGGGAGATAGTTGTTCTATCAATATTTCCGGAATATATGGAGGTGCTGCAGTTACAATTATCGCATTGAAAGGAGCCGCTGCTTCATACCCGTTATACCCATCGTCAAGAATGAAGTGAATGTTGTTATACATTTGTATAACCGGGTTAGCTTTTGCTATTTCATAAAGCTCCGGAATAATCTCCATGGTGTAGACTTCACCGGCAAGCTCGGCCAGAATGGCTGTCTGATATCCCGTTCCGGTTCCTATCTCAAGAACTCTGTCGGTTTTCTTAAGAGAAAGCAGCTCTGTCATCTTTGCAACAATATAAGGTTGTGATATTGTTTGACCGCAATAAGAGGGAAGCGCCTGGTCTGAATATGCATATTCGCAGAATTCCGAAGGCACAAAAAGATGTCTGGGTATTTTTTCAAGAGCGCACAGAAGGGCTTTGTTTCTTATCCCTCTGAACTCGATCTGCTCTTTTATCATCAAATGCCGTTCTTTGTCAGACTTTTCTTTGTTGTACTCAAGTGACATTGCAATACCCTCCTGAATTTAATGTGTCTATTATAATATAGAAACAATAATAATGCTTTGTTTGTTTCGTTTGATTGACTTTTAGATGCGTCCTTTCTGATAAAATGTTTGATAAAAGAATGCTGAAATTAATGAAGTAAAATCGACAAATCTGTCTTAATATTGACGATAGAAAGAGTAAAAGCACATATTGATTTTATTTTTCGTGCAATTCAGTTAGCAAAAAGACTTTCTATAAATAGTTGTCTGTATATGAGTGATATATCTTGATTTTGGTATGGCGGATAGCTCCTGACTTTATTAATGATGAAATGAAACGGATGAATGGTTTTTAAAATATCTTATTATAAAAGGTTATTCTTATAGCTTATTTTTCAAATCAATAAGATTTTTTTTATATTTGTCCATTATACCTAATAAATCCTTTAAATAAAGAAAAAGCAACATGAAAAAACTCTTTTCTATTCTTCTATTTTGCTCGTTTTTAACTCACGGGAATGTGCTGAAAGCGGGAAACTATGATCTTGTTCCTCTTCCAAACTCAATACAGAAGGCTGATGGACACTTTATGTTGAGTAATGAATGCGAATTTATCGTTCAGTCGGGTATTGACAGTAAGTGTGCAAAAGTAGCTGAAGACTTTGCAAAGCAATTGGGGCTGACTTCGGGCATTGATGTAAAAGTCAGTTCCACAGCAACTAAAAAGGCATCTGCTAATGCTATCTCTTTTATTATGAATAAAGCAATTCCTGCAGAAGGATACAAGCTTAATGTAAAGAGTGACAGGGTGGTGATTGAAGCATCTGCACCCGAAGGTTTCTTCCACGCCATTCAAACTGTAAAACAGTTGCTTCCGGTTGCTGTTTATGGAAAAGAGCTGGCTAAGGACCAGAAATGGGAACTCCCTTGCGTAGCAATTGAAGATACTCCACGTTTCAAATACAGAGGTATGCATCTCGACGTGTCGCGCCATTTCTTTGGTGTGGATGAGGTGAAGAAATACATTGATGTGCTGGCTGTTCATAAGCTGAACTATATGCATTTTCATCTGACAGACGATCAGGGATGGAGAATCGAAATTAAGAAATATCCAAAGCTGACTACTATAGGCAGTACCCGCAAGCAGACAATGATTAAGAAAGAGTGGGGGAACTTCGATGGCAAACCTTACGGAGGCTTCTACACTCAGGCCGAAATCAAAGAGATTGTGAAATATGCTCAGGATCGTTTCATTACTATCATTCCCGAGATTGATCTTCCCGGACACATGGTTGCTGCTTTGACTGCTTATCCGGAACTGGGATGTACCGGTGGTCCTTACAGCGTGTGGGGCGAATGGGGCGTTAACGATGATGTGTTGTGCGTAGGAAAAGAGTCTACATTTACTTTCCTTGAAAATGTACTGACTGAAGTTATGGAACTTTTCCCTTCAAAATACATTCATATTGGTGGAGACGAATGCCCTAAGGTACGCTGGGAAAAATGTCCCACATGCCAGGCAAAGATTAAGGAACTTGGTTTGACATCAGATGGTAAACACACGGCTGAAGCAAAATTGCAAAGCTATACAATGTCCAGGATGGAGAAGTTTCTGAACGACAAAGGTCGCAAGATAATTGGCTGGGATGAAATTCTGGAAGGTGGAGTTGCTCCTAATGCCACCGTAATGTCGTGGAGAGGAATACAAGGCGGAATTGAAGCTGCACAGCTGAAACACGATGTGATTATGACTCCGGTTTCTCATCTTTACTTTGATTATTACCAATCTCTTGATCCTAACGAACCATTTGGTATCGGAGGATTTACTAACGTTGAGAAAGTATATTCCTTTGAACCGGTTCCTTCTGAACTGACAAAGGAGCAAAGTAAATATATTATTGGTACACAAGCTAACTTGTGGACTGAATACGTTCTTTCCAATCAGCATCTGGAATACATGTTGCTTCCACGTCTTGCTGCATTGAGCGAAGTACAATGGACACTCCCTGAAAATAAAAACTATCCCGACTTCCTTACCCGTATCGGTCATATTGCAAATATCTATGATACAATGAGATTAAACTATGCCAAACATATTTTTGGAGTGAATGGTAAGTATGCTGTAAATACAGATAAAGGATGTGTAGAAGCTACATTGGATGCCATTGGTGATGCTCCTGTTTACTATACCGTTGACGGAACAGAGCCTTCTGTAAATAGCAGCAAATATACTTCACCCGTTGAGATTGGTCACTCTTGTACGCTCAAAGTAATGGTGGACAGAAGTAACATAAAGACTGGTAATTTAGAACAGCCATTTGCTTTCAGCAAGACTACTGCAAAGAAGGTGGTGCTTAATACAAATCCTAGTAAGAACTATACCTTTGGCGGTGCTTCTACATTGGTAGATGGTATTCGTGGTGGCAATAACTACCTATCCGGCATGTGGATAGGTTTTCTGGCAGAGCCGATGGATGTAACTATTGATTTGGCTGAAAGCACAAAACTATCGTCTGTTCGTGTGGGTACTTTAGCTGCTAAAGGAGACTGGATCTTCCCTCCGAAAGATATTGTAGCTTATCTGTCGGCTGACGGACAGGACTTTAAAGAAGCTGCAAAGCTGACTATCCCTGAAGCTCAGAAAGGAGACAGAAACGGAGTAACAGAATATACACTTAGCTTTCCTTCTTCACAAGCCAGGTTTGTGAAGGTGGTTGCACATAACACTAATTCTATCCCTGACTGGCACGGTGGAAAGGGCAAGGCTGCCACAATGTTCATTGACGAGATATCTGCAGAGTAAGTATTTAGCAGAGTTTTAATTAATACAGAGAGCGTTCAATATTTGTTGGGCGCTCTTTTTCGATTTTATCTAATAGATTTACAATTTACACCCGGGTCTCAGGCTGATTTAGACCCGGATGTAAATCAACTTTAGACCCGGGTCTGAATAGCGTTTACACCCGGGTCTAAATAAGAATGTGTTTAATCATTCTTCGGTGAGCTCCTTACTGGTTATTCGTTTTTATTTCTTCTTCCTGATTCTCTCCGTTCTTTATATCATCGTTTGTAATTCCCTTTTTAGCTTTCTTTGTGGCCGATGTTTTCATTGTTCCAAAGCGGTAAGATACACTTATTCTGAAGTCGCGGGCATTGATATAATTTATATTCTTCATAGAAAAAGCCTTGTCATCTGTTGTACTAGTGTATTTCTTTGTTTTCCAGAACGGATCTATGCAAGAGAGTGAAACCGACAGTTTCTTTTGCATAAAGTCTTTGCTGATGGAGACACTGGTGTAATAGAACGCCGACGACTTACCCTGCAGATTAATTCTTGGTGCAAAGTAATTTCCATTCAGATTCAAACGATAGTCATTGGGGAGCGTGTACTGAATAGCTGTATATCCATTGTAGAAGAAACCATTGGTACTAAGTGCTCCAGTGGACTGGGTTGCGTCACTTTTCATGTTTACATAATTAACGCTACCGTTTAATATAATATTCAGATTGGTTGTGGCCTTCCAGTTTCCGTACAGAGAGAAGTTTGTTCGCTGACTGTGGCCAATATTATCATAAGTAGTTCGGCTCACATTAGGTTTCTCGGGATCTATAAAAGTGTAACTCTCTATTCCGTTATTAACAAAGCTGTAGCTTAAACTGACATTGAAATTTAATTTCGGCAAGAATTTACTGTAGTTCAGATTCAAGTTATTGCTCTTCTCAGGATTCAGTTTCGGGTTACCGTAACTAATGTTCTGCGGGTCGGTGTTGTTTACGTACGGATTTAAGTTCCGGATACCCGGACGGCGAATACGCATTGTATAACCAAAACGGATTTGCTCTATCTGGCTCAGCATATAAGAAACAGTAACCGAGGGCACTATGTTAGAATATCTCGTGCTAAAGTTCATATCAGGAGATATACGGTATTTTACATTCTGTGAAGTCCGTTCTCCGCGCAACCCCAGTTTATACTGAAACTTGTTTACCTTGATGTCGTAGCTAAGATATGCCGAATAAATGTTCTGTGTATGCTTAAAATCGCTTGATGGATCAATCACTATTGTATCGTTCTGCCAGCGATCTGTTTCGCTGTTATTCTTGCGAAGGATGTATTTTACGCCCACTTCCAGCTTCTGTCCTTTACTTATGGGACGTGTATAATCTACCTGTGCAGTATGTTCATTTGTTGAGGCCTTATTTACGTTGTACTGAGTGCGTGCCAATATCAATGGTACGGCGCCCGAGAGATTCTCGAGCAAGGTATTGCTTTTGGTATCATTCGGATTATTCTCAAACTTGTAAGAGATAGTCAGCAGTTCATCTTTAAGATGGGTAGAGCGCTGATAATCCACACTCATATCTGTTGAGCCAAATGTTCTGGTAGACCAGCTGTTTCTGTCATAACTGTAAAAAGGAGTACGGTCTGCCGCTTTTACATCCACCTGATAATCTGAAAGGTTGGTCATCTTACCATTAAATCTGTCTACTGAGAGACTGATTAAGTTCAGCGAATCAATCTCATAACTTGCTTCAATAGTACCAAACTGAAAAGGACCTTTGTTCTTTGAACGTCCATTCTGAGTCATGTATTTCTCAGTGCTGCTCATATTATTTGTCCTTTCCAGATAAGAGTCATTGTAAGGCGAATTAAGGTAGTTATAATTGAAATTTCCGGTGATACCAAACTTTCCCTTCTTCAAAGAGACATAAGCCCCGCCACCTGAACGGCCCAGTGCACTGGCATTGCCACGAATCGTTGCAGTGTATCCGTCAAAACCACTCTTGGCAGTTATTATATTAATAATTCCGCCTACACCTTCGGCATCGTACTTGGCGCCAGGATCGGTAATTACTTCCACACTCTTGATGCTATTGGCCGGCATGCTCTTCAGCACATCGCTCGGATTATTACTTATTATATTGGAAGGTTTCCCGTTCAGGTAAATTTTAAAGTCGGATGATCCCTTTAGTTGAATATTGTCTTCATTATCTACTGTAATCATAGGCACTTTCCGAAGCATATCCAAAGTATTGCTTGTCTTAGACTCCGGGTCATTTTCTATGCTGTAAGTCAATTTATCAATATCTACCTTAACTAAAGGTTTCTGTGCCACAACAACAACCTCTTTTAACAGTGCAGAGGTCTCCGCCATATAGATTTTGCCCAGAGAAACTACTTTCTGATTATCGGTAAGAGTAAACCGTTTTACTGCCGGTTTCATGCCGACAAACTGTACCGAGACACTATAACTACCGGGAGAAGCATTAAAAGACGCAGTGAAATTACCGTTATTATCGCTCACCACCACCTTTATAGGATTCTGGGGAAGGCGTGCTAATGCAATACTTAGGGTTGCATATTGTACACTCTGATTGGAAATAGAGTCAACCACCGTTCCTTTAACTGTATAAGCTGATAAAGATTCAGTCTTTCTTGGATTACCCTGTGCAAAGCAACTTAGTACGGAAAACAACAGGAGAAGAAACAAATAAATAGTTTTCATATATCATAGTGTTATGTACTACTAACCACTAATATATAACAGTTAATAGAATGGTTTGTTTTGTCTTTGCTCCTTGCTTTATTTCTTTTTAAAGGTTAGTCTGTTCATTGATAATCTGTGATAAATGGTTCTAAAAAAGATATTTTTAGCTTTAGTCACAAGCTTTGAATAGTGATTACCGGCTATGTTATTATTTGTATGAATATTAAGAACTCTTCCTGTAACTAATAAATTGGTAATAATAGCAAACAAGATGGTGTATATAATTGTTTTTTTTACTAATTTTGCAACTGTAAAGATTGCAGATGAGCTGAATTTTACCCGTATGAAAGAATAATAGGTTAGTAAATCAATAGGGAAATGGAAAAAGGTATAACAAAAAAATCGTTGCTCAAGCTCAATAGATTTGATGCCAGCTGGCGTATGGATACAGAAGGTTATCGTCGTTTTATGAAACATGTATGCCATTACTTTGACGTATGCAAAAACATCTCGGAACTGATATCAGGAAAAGTTCTATATGCTGAAATTGACGAAGAAGATTTAGTGGCCGTTTGTTTCTTCTTCGGAGCTTTTAAACCAGATAATGATACATTAATGTTAACCGAATATTCTCCTCCTGCGTTTGAAATGTCTTGGGGAAACTCTTTTATTCTTCGTGTCTGTGTAGAAAACGAAGAGAATGGTTTACACTTTGTTCCTATACGGATGTCAATTAAATAACTTTTCTTTCTATTCCAGCTTTTGAAGACAGCTTCTAAAATTTGTATTATTGCTATTAAGCAATAAACATTTTTTCTTTTGCGGCTAAGGCCGCATCTTTTTTAAATAATCATATAAAGTTTATTACTTTGTTTCATTATATACAATATATTACATATATTTGTAAGATATTATCAAAGATATAAATACGTGAAAGAATTTACAACGATGGTGGAATATGCAATCAAAGCACCATCAGGACATAACACACAACCATGGAAGTTTAAGATAGCTGATGAAGCTATTGAGGTTTATCCAGACTTTAGCCGTTCATTACCAGTAGCTGATAACGATCATAGAGCATTATATATAAGTGTGGGTGCTGCAACGGAAAATCTTTGCATAGCTGCCCATGAATTGGGTTATGAGTCGTATGTAAGTATTCTTACTGATGATGAGGGTAAATATTATGTTCATATTGATCTGCAGGTGGTGGAGAAGCTGTACACTGATCCCCTTTTTATGCAGATACCTAAAAGACAGACAAACCGAAAGGTGTACACAGGCTGGCATTTAGCTGATGATACAATCGAAGTGTTGAAAAGAGTTTCGCTTGAGAATGATGTTCATACTTACTTTTATAAGAATGGTGAAGAAGAATTCAACCAGCTCAGAGAATTCGTTTATCGGGGGAATGAGATTCTGATGAATAATAACGATTTTAAGGACGAATTAATAAAATGGTCTCGCTTGAAAAAGAAACAGGTGGTAGTGAATAGAGATGGGCTCACTTATGCAGCAATGGATTCACTTTCTGTGCCGGAATGGATAAGGAAACCGATTCTAAAGCTACAGTTAAATACTAAGACCCAAAATAAACTGGATCAAAAAAAGATAGATTCTTCATCTCACCTGGTACTTTTTACTACAAGCAACAATACTCCTGAGGGGTGGATTGCCATGGGACGCTCTTTGGAACGTTTTCTTCTTGAAACTACACTACTGGGAGTGGCCGATGCTTTCTTAAATCAGCCTTGTAAAATAAATGTTCTGGCTGAAGAGATGAGGACTAAGTTAGATATAAACGGAGAATATCCCACATTGCTAATGCGCATAGGGCATGCCTCACCTATGCCATACTCACCAAGAAAAGAGATTAATGAGGTAACAATTATGCAGAACTAATTTGATTTGATAATTCTAATTAATACATTTGT
This genomic interval from uncultured Bacteroides sp. contains the following:
- a CDS encoding family 20 glycosylhydrolase, with product MKKLFSILLFCSFLTHGNVLKAGNYDLVPLPNSIQKADGHFMLSNECEFIVQSGIDSKCAKVAEDFAKQLGLTSGIDVKVSSTATKKASANAISFIMNKAIPAEGYKLNVKSDRVVIEASAPEGFFHAIQTVKQLLPVAVYGKELAKDQKWELPCVAIEDTPRFKYRGMHLDVSRHFFGVDEVKKYIDVLAVHKLNYMHFHLTDDQGWRIEIKKYPKLTTIGSTRKQTMIKKEWGNFDGKPYGGFYTQAEIKEIVKYAQDRFITIIPEIDLPGHMVAALTAYPELGCTGGPYSVWGEWGVNDDVLCVGKESTFTFLENVLTEVMELFPSKYIHIGGDECPKVRWEKCPTCQAKIKELGLTSDGKHTAEAKLQSYTMSRMEKFLNDKGRKIIGWDEILEGGVAPNATVMSWRGIQGGIEAAQLKHDVIMTPVSHLYFDYYQSLDPNEPFGIGGFTNVEKVYSFEPVPSELTKEQSKYIIGTQANLWTEYVLSNQHLEYMLLPRLAALSEVQWTLPENKNYPDFLTRIGHIANIYDTMRLNYAKHIFGVNGKYAVNTDKGCVEATLDAIGDAPVYYTVDGTEPSVNSSKYTSPVEIGHSCTLKVMVDRSNIKTGNLEQPFAFSKTTAKKVVLNTNPSKNYTFGGASTLVDGIRGGNNYLSGMWIGFLAEPMDVTIDLAESTKLSSVRVGTLAAKGDWIFPPKDIVAYLSADGQDFKEAAKLTIPEAQKGDRNGVTEYTLSFPSSQARFVKVVAHNTNSIPDWHGGKGKAATMFIDEISAE
- a CDS encoding TonB-dependent receptor, with product MKTIYLFLLLLFSVLSCFAQGNPRKTESLSAYTVKGTVVDSISNQSVQYATLSIALARLPQNPIKVVVSDNNGNFTASFNASPGSYSVSVQFVGMKPAVKRFTLTDNQKVVSLGKIYMAETSALLKEVVVVAQKPLVKVDIDKLTYSIENDPESKTSNTLDMLRKVPMITVDNEDNIQLKGSSDFKIYLNGKPSNIISNNPSDVLKSMPANSIKSVEVITDPGAKYDAEGVGGIINIITAKSGFDGYTATIRGNASALGRSGGGAYVSLKKGKFGITGNFNYNYLNSPYNDSYLERTNNMSSTEKYMTQNGRSKNKGPFQFGTIEASYEIDSLNLISLSVDRFNGKMTNLSDYQVDVKAADRTPFYSYDRNSWSTRTFGSTDMSVDYQRSTHLKDELLTISYKFENNPNDTKSNTLLENLSGAVPLILARTQYNVNKASTNEHTAQVDYTRPISKGQKLEVGVKYILRKNNSETDRWQNDTIVIDPSSDFKHTQNIYSAYLSYDIKVNKFQYKLGLRGERTSQNVKYRISPDMNFSTRYSNIVPSVTVSYMLSQIEQIRFGYTMRIRRPGIRNLNPYVNNTDPQNISYGNPKLNPEKSNNLNLNYSKFLPKLNFNVSLSYSFVNNGIESYTFIDPEKPNVSRTTYDNIGHSQRTNFSLYGNWKATTNLNIILNGSVNYVNMKSDATQSTGALSTNGFFYNGYTAIQYTLPNDYRLNLNGNYFAPRINLQGKSSAFYYTSVSISKDFMQKKLSVSLSCIDPFWKTKKYTSTTDDKAFSMKNINYINARDFRISVSYRFGTMKTSATKKAKKGITNDDIKNGENQEEEIKTNNQ
- a CDS encoding nitroreductase, with translation MKEFTTMVEYAIKAPSGHNTQPWKFKIADEAIEVYPDFSRSLPVADNDHRALYISVGAATENLCIAAHELGYESYVSILTDDEGKYYVHIDLQVVEKLYTDPLFMQIPKRQTNRKVYTGWHLADDTIEVLKRVSLENDVHTYFYKNGEEEFNQLREFVYRGNEILMNNNDFKDELIKWSRLKKKQVVVNRDGLTYAAMDSLSVPEWIRKPILKLQLNTKTQNKLDQKKIDSSSHLVLFTTSNNTPEGWIAMGRSLERFLLETTLLGVADAFLNQPCKINVLAEEMRTKLDINGEYPTLLMRIGHASPMPYSPRKEINEVTIMQN